One stretch of Corallococcus soli DNA includes these proteins:
- a CDS encoding sensor histidine kinase — protein sequence MRLYQQLILFMLAATVLPLAAVGFLLLSRAEAEVASHIDDKQRALASATAEAVGASLMEVVNGLARSADFVNWESATPEEVHGGLSLLYGQSPMVSAVLELDAQGRPLGPAVYREEALDGHPAFAAAGLEQLARAVPVTSFQEARRGQVALGDAYPHAATGHAAMGVAVKLADGADAPYAVAEVVLVELEALLQRRAGEGLTRLDMVDGAGRVLASSLPERHLRPLEPEVMQGLTPTREQDTVRSFRVANPARRLSVARVPDVRGLEVVVTVDEALALAPVRQLRRTVLVSVAVALGVLLALGALFTRRINRRLSEVVQGAEAYGRGELERRVQVEGQDELSALASTFNRMGEELESARGRMLRWNDDLRARVEDATADLRAAQAQLVEAQKLAAVGQLGAGVAHEINNPLAGILGNVQLLLLDRESSDSDFETLRKIEQSAKRCKDITQNLLRFSQQRERPDLRPVDLNAVVRDALSLTENQARGEGIDLVTELSTAMPRVKADPGHLSQVVLALLSNARTAMIQSPVKRLSLRTGERDGMCILEVEDTGKGIAESIRPRIFEPFFTTKDVWSNVGLGLSVAWRIITEAGGTLEVRSEAGQGARFTIVLPRA from the coding sequence ATGAGGCTCTACCAGCAGCTCATCCTCTTCATGCTCGCCGCGACGGTGCTGCCCTTGGCCGCCGTGGGCTTCCTGCTGCTGTCGCGCGCGGAGGCGGAGGTCGCCTCGCACATCGACGACAAGCAGCGCGCGCTCGCGTCCGCCACCGCGGAGGCCGTGGGGGCGAGCCTGATGGAGGTCGTCAACGGCCTGGCCCGCTCGGCGGACTTCGTCAACTGGGAGTCCGCCACGCCCGAGGAGGTCCACGGGGGCCTGTCGCTCCTGTACGGCCAGTCACCCATGGTGAGCGCGGTGCTGGAGCTGGACGCCCAGGGGCGGCCCCTGGGGCCGGCGGTGTACCGGGAGGAGGCGCTCGACGGTCATCCGGCCTTCGCCGCCGCGGGGCTGGAGCAGCTGGCGCGAGCGGTGCCGGTGACGTCGTTCCAGGAGGCCCGCAGAGGCCAGGTGGCGCTGGGCGACGCCTACCCTCACGCGGCCACGGGCCATGCCGCCATGGGCGTGGCGGTGAAGCTGGCGGATGGCGCGGACGCGCCCTACGCGGTCGCGGAGGTCGTCCTGGTTGAACTGGAGGCCCTGCTGCAAAGGCGCGCGGGCGAGGGGCTGACCCGGCTGGACATGGTGGACGGCGCGGGCCGCGTGCTGGCCAGCTCCCTGCCGGAGCGCCACCTGCGGCCCCTGGAGCCGGAGGTGATGCAGGGGCTGACGCCCACGCGTGAGCAGGACACCGTGCGCAGCTTCCGCGTGGCGAACCCCGCGCGCCGGCTGAGCGTGGCCCGGGTGCCGGACGTGCGGGGCCTGGAGGTCGTCGTGACGGTGGACGAGGCCCTGGCGCTCGCGCCGGTGCGGCAGCTGCGGCGCACGGTGCTCGTGTCCGTGGCGGTCGCGCTGGGGGTGCTGCTGGCCCTGGGCGCCCTGTTCACCCGGAGGATCAACCGCCGGCTCTCGGAGGTGGTGCAGGGCGCGGAGGCCTACGGGCGCGGCGAGCTGGAGCGCCGCGTGCAGGTGGAGGGCCAGGACGAGCTGAGTGCGCTGGCGTCCACCTTCAACCGCATGGGCGAGGAGCTGGAGTCCGCGCGCGGACGGATGCTGCGCTGGAACGATGACCTGCGCGCCCGGGTGGAGGACGCCACCGCGGACCTGCGGGCCGCGCAGGCGCAGCTGGTGGAGGCGCAGAAGCTGGCGGCGGTGGGGCAGCTGGGCGCGGGCGTGGCGCACGAAATCAACAACCCGCTGGCCGGCATCCTGGGCAACGTGCAGCTGCTGCTGCTGGACCGGGAGAGCAGCGACTCCGACTTCGAGACGCTGCGCAAGATTGAGCAGAGCGCCAAGCGCTGCAAGGACATCACCCAGAACCTGCTGCGCTTCTCCCAGCAGCGCGAGCGCCCGGACCTGCGGCCCGTGGACCTGAACGCCGTGGTGCGCGACGCGCTGAGCCTCACGGAGAACCAGGCGCGCGGCGAGGGCATCGACCTGGTGACGGAGCTGAGCACGGCGATGCCCCGCGTGAAGGCGGACCCCGGCCACCTGTCCCAGGTCGTGCTGGCGCTCCTGTCCAACGCGCGCACCGCGATGATCCAGTCGCCGGTGAAGCGGCTGTCCCTGCGCACCGGCGAGCGCGACGGCATGTGCATCCTGGAGGTGGAGGACACGGGCAAGGGCATCGCGGAGAGCATCCGCCCGCGCATCTTCGAGCCCTTCTTCACCACCAAGGACGTGTGGTCCAACGTGGGGCTGGGCCTGAGTGTCGCGTGGCGCATCATCACCGAGGCCGGAGGGACCCTGGAGGTCCGCTCGGAGGCAGGGCAGGGGGCCCGCTTCACCATCGTGCTGCCCCGGGCGTGA
- a CDS encoding response regulator has translation MSDLRHTLLFVDDEADVLDILSRMFQRRYRVLTAPTGRAALELLRTESVDVLVTDQRMPEMTGIELVTAARAEGLDVTTLLLTAYTDPQDIIAAINQGQVYRYVTKPWDVNDLLITVKNAVEYSQLKKDKERLIRQLHQRVEALFVLYEVSRASANDPASYDAIIDRVLTAVARVLPYDCGAALIAPDGSRGATLRLRCIGNVGEQALLGVKESMLGAYRKSSGLALPEDRVITRVTGTTTQDAASPVVYPNQLTVNLTAAGRPVGMLSLFSHRADAFTEDDGLLLDVLANQTADAIQSLRSAEEEARHRMERMVASMADGVVLTDEKNDIVVMNPAARRLLRAGEEGQGNSSRLLEDRLGFQPFQLVRNLEYSGHQVLREDVKLFERTVQTTVTPVNDARGTLRGVCVVLRDITDQKRLEERKDAFVSMVSHELRTPLTSITGALDLVLNRMAGDINERQHRYLSLAKDSAEKLNGIVDDLLDLSKFAQGRLRMSFERIYLEELVQRVVEKYGPAFSERRVRVVPHLPQHPLRAMVDPNRVNQVLNNLLNNAVKFTPEGGEVRVELRATSSLPGYVVLSCWNSGDPIAEDSLERIFDRFEQARTQANRTVRGTGLGLAICRNIVEAHGGRIWCEPSHDGVRFIAVLPTEPPQEVLSQEGVDTLPSPQPVRPESRGKLLIIEGEPEVGHIMKALLGGRGYRVRLAASAEEGLSAARNLHPDVLLVSVRLPDVDGLRLAEILRHDPETRRAPLLLTSAFDERQRAFRAGADAFLVRPLAGDKLLATVDSLSRGRAGAQHGRVLVVDDDAKIASVCREVLEGMGFEVGVAHSIEEGRRSLRERRPDAVLLEVSLPDGDGFAFLEEIKAERASGHISVIFISARTETSSKVRALKLGGDDYITKPFDALELGARVESLLRRKEQELSSSPTTQLPGSTAIEREVQRRLSARQPFAFCYLDLDNLKAYNDYYGFAKADGVVRQTGDLMREIFQQEGAVGDFLGHVAGDDFVFITSTESVDRVCQCAIEAFDRIIPLYYDRHDRERGHIEAEDRFGEKRHFPIMSVSVVAVMTDGVAHDHAELARRAADMKKKAKAIPGSVFLRSDVERVVRSITG, from the coding sequence GTGTCCGACCTCCGCCACACGCTGCTCTTCGTCGACGACGAGGCTGACGTCCTCGACATCCTCAGCCGGATGTTCCAGCGGCGTTACCGCGTCCTCACGGCGCCTACCGGCCGGGCAGCCCTGGAGCTCCTGCGCACCGAGTCCGTGGACGTCCTCGTCACGGACCAACGCATGCCGGAGATGACGGGCATCGAGCTGGTCACCGCCGCGCGCGCGGAGGGCCTGGACGTCACCACGCTGCTGCTCACGGCCTACACCGACCCGCAGGACATCATCGCGGCCATCAACCAGGGGCAGGTGTACCGCTACGTCACCAAGCCCTGGGACGTGAACGACCTGCTCATCACCGTGAAGAACGCGGTGGAGTACTCGCAGCTCAAGAAGGACAAGGAGCGGCTGATCCGCCAGCTCCACCAGCGCGTGGAGGCCCTCTTCGTCCTCTACGAGGTCAGCCGCGCCAGCGCCAACGATCCGGCCAGCTACGACGCCATCATCGACCGCGTGCTCACCGCCGTGGCCCGCGTGCTGCCCTACGACTGCGGCGCCGCGCTCATCGCGCCGGACGGCTCGCGCGGCGCCACGCTGCGCCTGCGCTGCATTGGCAACGTGGGCGAGCAGGCCCTCCTGGGCGTCAAGGAGTCCATGCTCGGCGCGTACCGCAAGAGCAGCGGCCTGGCGCTGCCCGAGGACCGGGTCATCACCCGCGTCACCGGCACCACCACGCAGGACGCGGCCTCGCCCGTCGTCTACCCCAACCAGCTCACGGTGAACCTCACCGCCGCGGGCCGGCCCGTGGGCATGCTGTCGCTGTTCTCCCACCGCGCGGACGCCTTCACGGAGGACGACGGGCTGCTGCTGGACGTGCTCGCCAACCAGACGGCGGACGCCATCCAGTCGCTGCGCTCGGCGGAGGAGGAGGCCCGCCACCGCATGGAGCGCATGGTCGCGTCCATGGCGGACGGCGTGGTGCTCACCGACGAGAAGAACGACATCGTGGTGATGAACCCCGCCGCGCGCCGCCTCCTGCGCGCGGGCGAGGAGGGGCAGGGCAACTCCAGCCGCCTGCTGGAGGACCGCCTGGGCTTCCAGCCGTTCCAGCTGGTGCGCAACCTGGAGTACAGCGGCCACCAGGTCCTGCGCGAGGACGTGAAGCTCTTCGAGCGCACCGTGCAGACCACCGTGACGCCGGTGAACGACGCGCGCGGCACGCTGCGTGGCGTGTGCGTGGTGCTGCGCGACATCACCGACCAGAAGCGGCTGGAGGAGCGCAAGGACGCGTTCGTGTCCATGGTGAGCCACGAGCTGCGCACGCCGCTCACGTCCATCACCGGGGCGCTGGATCTGGTGCTCAACCGGATGGCCGGAGACATCAACGAGCGGCAGCACCGCTACCTGTCCCTGGCCAAGGACTCCGCCGAGAAGCTCAACGGCATCGTGGACGACCTGTTGGACCTGTCGAAGTTCGCGCAGGGCCGGCTGCGGATGAGCTTCGAGCGCATCTACCTGGAGGAGCTGGTCCAGCGCGTGGTGGAGAAGTACGGTCCCGCCTTCTCGGAGCGCCGCGTGCGCGTGGTGCCGCACCTGCCGCAGCACCCGCTGCGCGCCATGGTGGACCCCAACCGCGTGAACCAGGTGCTCAACAACCTGCTCAACAACGCGGTGAAGTTCACCCCGGAGGGCGGCGAGGTGCGCGTGGAGCTGCGCGCCACGTCCAGCCTGCCCGGCTACGTGGTGCTGTCCTGCTGGAACAGCGGCGACCCCATCGCCGAGGACAGCCTGGAGCGCATCTTCGACCGCTTCGAGCAGGCCCGCACGCAGGCCAACCGCACCGTGCGCGGCACCGGCCTGGGCCTGGCCATCTGCCGCAACATCGTGGAGGCGCACGGCGGCCGCATCTGGTGCGAGCCGTCCCATGACGGCGTGCGCTTCATCGCCGTGCTGCCCACCGAACCTCCCCAGGAGGTGCTGTCGCAGGAGGGCGTGGACACGCTGCCCTCGCCGCAGCCGGTGCGTCCGGAGTCGCGCGGCAAGCTGCTCATCATCGAGGGCGAGCCCGAGGTGGGCCACATCATGAAGGCGCTGCTGGGCGGCCGGGGCTACCGGGTGCGGCTGGCGGCGTCCGCGGAAGAGGGCCTGAGCGCCGCGCGCAACCTGCACCCGGACGTGCTGCTCGTGTCGGTGCGGCTGCCGGACGTGGACGGCCTGCGGCTGGCGGAGATCCTCCGGCATGATCCGGAGACGCGCCGCGCGCCGCTGCTGCTCACCTCCGCGTTCGACGAGCGCCAGCGCGCCTTCCGGGCCGGCGCGGACGCGTTCCTCGTGCGCCCGCTGGCGGGGGACAAGCTGCTGGCCACGGTGGACTCGCTGTCGCGGGGCCGGGCCGGCGCGCAGCACGGCCGCGTGCTGGTGGTGGACGACGACGCGAAGATCGCGTCGGTGTGCCGCGAGGTGCTGGAGGGCATGGGCTTCGAGGTGGGCGTCGCGCACAGCATCGAGGAGGGCCGCCGCTCCCTGCGCGAGCGCCGCCCGGACGCGGTGCTGCTGGAGGTCTCCCTGCCGGACGGCGACGGGTTCGCGTTCCTGGAGGAGATCAAGGCCGAGCGCGCCAGCGGCCACATCTCCGTCATCTTCATCTCCGCGCGCACGGAGACGTCCTCCAAGGTGCGCGCGCTGAAGCTGGGCGGGGACGACTACATCACCAAGCCCTTCGACGCGCTGGAGCTGGGCGCGCGCGTGGAGAGCCTGCTGCGGCGCAAGGAGCAGGAGCTGTCCTCGTCGCCCACCACGCAGCTGCCGGGCTCCACCGCCATCGAGCGGGAGGTGCAGCGCCGGCTCTCCGCGCGCCAGCCCTTCGCGTTCTGCTACCTGGACCTGGACAACCTCAAGGCCTACAACGACTACTACGGCTTCGCGAAGGCGGACGGCGTGGTGCGCCAGACGGGCGACCTGATGCGGGAGATCTTCCAGCAGGAGGGCGCCGTCGGGGACTTCCTGGGCCACGTGGCGGGGGACGACTTCGTCTTCATCACCTCCACGGAGTCGGTGGACCGGGTGTGCCAGTGCGCCATCGAAGCGTTCGACCGCATCATCCCGCTCTACTACGACCGGCATGACCGGGAGCGCGGCCACATCGAGGCGGAGGACCGCTTCGGGGAGAAGCGGCACTTCCCCATCATGAGCGTGTCCGTGGTGGCGGTGATGACCGACGGCGTGGCGCATGACCACGCGGAGCTGGCGCGCCGGGCCGCGGACATGAAGAAGAAGGCCAAGGCCATCCCGGGCTCCGTGTTCCTGCGCAGCGACGTGGAGCGCGTGGTCCGGTCCATCACCGGATGA
- the lexA gene encoding transcriptional repressor LexA, with product MEELTERQREILTFIVKETETRGFPPTIREIGEHMDIRSTNGVNDHLKALERKGYLTRGEQQSRSLVPTKRARLLLGLGMKSRDSGMVEIPLLGKVAAGLPALAQENMEDSVKIDSFLLGGVNGREVFALRVKGQSMIDDGIHDGDYLFVKKTPSAQAGEIVVALIEDEATVKRYYPEVDRIRFQPANATMQPIYVNRTDFRSTMILGQVVGVYRKLQGGRT from the coding sequence ATGGAAGAACTCACGGAGCGCCAGCGCGAGATCCTGACCTTCATCGTGAAGGAGACGGAGACCCGAGGCTTCCCCCCGACCATCCGGGAGATTGGGGAGCACATGGACATCCGCTCGACCAACGGGGTGAACGACCACCTGAAGGCCCTGGAGCGCAAGGGCTACCTGACCCGGGGCGAGCAGCAGAGCCGCTCGCTGGTGCCCACCAAGCGGGCGCGGCTGCTGCTGGGGCTGGGGATGAAGAGCCGGGACTCCGGGATGGTGGAGATCCCCCTGCTGGGCAAGGTGGCGGCCGGCCTGCCCGCGCTCGCGCAGGAGAACATGGAGGACTCGGTCAAGATCGACAGCTTCCTCCTGGGCGGGGTGAACGGCCGTGAGGTGTTCGCGCTCCGGGTGAAGGGCCAGTCGATGATCGACGACGGCATCCACGACGGGGACTACCTGTTCGTGAAGAAGACGCCGTCGGCGCAGGCCGGGGAGATCGTCGTGGCGCTCATCGAGGACGAGGCCACGGTGAAGCGCTACTACCCGGAGGTGGACCGCATCCGCTTCCAGCCGGCAAACGCGACCATGCAGCCCATCTACGTGAACCGGACGGACTTCCGCTCCACGATGATCCTGGGCCAGGTCGTGGGCGTGTACCGCAAGCTGCAGGGCGGCCGGACTTAA
- a CDS encoding AHH domain-containing protein, whose amino-acid sequence MTRRWLCLLLPFLLVGCASVRVVRLDTGGADSVVVTPREEEGAPLEDAEPDDGEFEAAVSALARDVRPFMHPLREARAFFGVPERSGVFGFDARTRRVVALGEVEARELHLLDDASAELTRAYGRWCERKKQGRDCLALLEEGPLLGSDGRYVLAMALAMDSVWTETAEALRGMADPQAVMATVTASLTMYLLLWSLPEPVSKGVAALMTATAIAYLGVDTVWRLLDGWLTLVKVADRALTFEQLREAGEGYGEVLGQNAARVFVMLATAALGNTVGLASKTSGLPGSAQAALTVEAQAGYTYAGLGGVRSVAMTPQGFTVALAPNAVAMSTRVGSQKHHLATLRNSTSSLRGGPWTPRFQRLFRKAGMELKDPENIVEVPGHRGPHPQRYHQRVYDRLEEATRGCRSVNQCREMLVAELRKLGQEASTQGTGLNKLLTRSE is encoded by the coding sequence GTGACGCGTCGGTGGCTCTGCCTGCTGTTGCCGTTCCTCCTGGTGGGCTGCGCATCCGTCCGGGTCGTGCGCCTGGACACGGGGGGCGCGGACTCCGTGGTGGTGACGCCTCGGGAGGAAGAAGGGGCTCCGCTGGAGGATGCGGAGCCTGACGATGGCGAGTTCGAGGCGGCGGTATCAGCGCTCGCTCGGGACGTGCGTCCGTTCATGCATCCGCTGCGGGAGGCCCGGGCATTCTTTGGCGTTCCGGAGCGCAGCGGGGTGTTCGGGTTCGACGCGCGCACGCGGCGGGTTGTCGCGTTGGGGGAAGTGGAGGCCCGCGAGCTGCACCTGCTGGACGACGCTTCGGCGGAGCTGACCCGGGCCTACGGCCGTTGGTGCGAGCGCAAGAAGCAGGGGCGGGATTGCCTGGCGCTGCTGGAGGAGGGGCCGCTGCTGGGCAGTGACGGCCGGTACGTGCTGGCGATGGCGCTCGCGATGGATTCGGTGTGGACGGAGACGGCCGAGGCCTTGCGAGGCATGGCGGATCCGCAAGCGGTGATGGCCACCGTGACGGCCTCCCTCACGATGTACCTGCTGCTGTGGTCGTTGCCGGAGCCGGTGTCCAAGGGAGTGGCGGCGTTGATGACGGCCACCGCCATCGCCTACCTGGGCGTGGACACGGTGTGGCGGCTGTTGGACGGGTGGCTGACCCTGGTGAAGGTGGCGGACCGTGCGCTGACGTTCGAGCAATTGCGCGAGGCAGGGGAAGGGTACGGAGAAGTCCTGGGGCAGAACGCCGCGCGGGTCTTCGTGATGCTGGCGACGGCGGCGCTGGGCAATACCGTGGGGCTGGCCTCGAAAACCTCCGGGTTGCCGGGCTCCGCGCAGGCGGCGCTCACGGTGGAGGCCCAGGCGGGCTACACCTACGCGGGCCTCGGCGGTGTGCGGTCGGTGGCGATGACGCCCCAGGGCTTCACCGTCGCGCTGGCGCCCAACGCGGTGGCCATGTCCACGCGGGTCGGCAGTCAGAAGCATCACCTGGCGACGCTGCGGAACAGCACGTCCTCCCTGCGTGGAGGGCCGTGGACGCCGCGCTTCCAGCGCCTCTTCCGGAAGGCGGGGATGGAGTTGAAGGACCCGGAGAACATCGTCGAGGTTCCGGGACACCGTGGTCCTCATCCGCAGCGCTACCACCAACGCGTCTACGACCGACTGGAAGAAGCGACGCGTGGATGCCGGAGCGTCAATCAGTGCCGGGAGATGCTCGTCGCTGAACTCAGGAAACTGGGCCAGGAAGCCTCGACGCAAGGTACTGGCCTCAACAAGCTGCTCACGCGAAGCGAGTGA
- a CDS encoding imm11 family protein, which yields MPRRYFRLLDDVSIPGRWELGTPQDAQGHEVDDPWMFREGRPVHVAERLQVPVEHPGTPLDFSLAGFSTPVVRAPVAAVFSAQAAQDVQWVPVEVAGHPGPYSILVARRLVRCIDDAASTEVILWAPEDGRPERVGQYRDVDGMRIDPGLVGDAQVFRTWGWSIALIVSEDLKEALERIHATGVRFTEV from the coding sequence ATGCCACGGCGCTACTTCCGACTTCTCGACGATGTCTCCATCCCTGGGCGATGGGAGCTGGGAACCCCTCAGGATGCGCAGGGCCATGAGGTGGACGATCCCTGGATGTTCAGGGAGGGGCGGCCCGTTCATGTCGCGGAGCGCCTCCAGGTGCCTGTCGAGCATCCAGGAACTCCTCTGGACTTCTCACTCGCGGGCTTCAGCACGCCGGTCGTTCGCGCACCTGTCGCAGCCGTCTTTTCAGCGCAGGCAGCCCAGGATGTCCAGTGGGTGCCCGTGGAGGTCGCCGGCCACCCGGGGCCGTACTCCATCCTCGTCGCAAGGCGCCTCGTTCGCTGCATTGATGACGCCGCATCGACAGAGGTCATCCTCTGGGCACCTGAAGATGGTCGGCCTGAGCGGGTGGGCCAATATCGCGACGTGGACGGAATGCGCATCGACCCTGGTTTGGTCGGGGATGCGCAGGTCTTTCGGACATGGGGCTGGTCCATTGCCCTCATCGTTTCCGAGGACCTGAAGGAGGCGCTCGAACGTATCCATGCCACGGGCGTGCGCTTCACCGAGGTCTGA